One genomic region from Fundulus heteroclitus isolate FHET01 unplaced genomic scaffold, MU-UCD_Fhet_4.1 scaffold_129, whole genome shotgun sequence encodes:
- the LOC118558486 gene encoding uncharacterized protein LOC118558486, with translation MLDYFPKDKPTDERKISFLLERQSQRKVAGRGKKLEEQQKVVDEKLQKDVQTPKTNFTKSNHIEDFLFPCKVATLSGSFPLDTVFILLLIHSCGADLLAALSAVICRLFSIDVFVDLVFGMTTIYYMQKWKREREVLLDTIFELQRQLMEREQDKRDETATLVEVKTKLKTWMDHLRIIAEEAEAKIEENKQKLKSVEMGYTEEAKCFGKSWTDTGPV, from the exons atgttagattattttccaaaagatAAACCAACAGACGAAAGGAAGATTAGTTTCCTGTTGGAACGACAGTCACAAAGAAAGGTGGCAGGAAGGGGAAAGAAATTAGAGGAGCAGCAGAAGGTTGTTGATGAAAAGCTACAAAAAGATgtccaaacacctaaaaca aattTTACTAAATCAAACCACATAGAAGATTTCCTCTTCCCATGTAAAGTCGCCACTTTGAGTGGATCTTTTCCACTAGACACTGTTTTCATCCTTCTTCTAATTCACTCTTGTGGAG ctgattTGTTGGCAGCTCTCTCTGCAGTGATTTGCCGCTTGTTCTCCATCGATGTCTTCGTTGACTTGGTGTTTGGGATGACAACTATTTATTACATGCAGAAGTGGAAGC GGGAGAGGGAAGTGTTGCTGGACACAATTTTTGAGCTTCAAAGGCAGTTAATGGAGAGGGAGCAGGACAAAAGAGATGAAACTGCTACCCTGGTGGAGGTGAAGACTAAACTGAAGACCTGGATGGATCACCTTAGAATTATAGCCGAGGAGGCAGAGGCcaaaatagaagaaaacaaacagaagcttAAGTCAGTGGAGATGGGATATACGGAGGAAGCGAAATGTTTTGGCAAATCCTGGACCGACACTGGACCAGTCTAA